From one Candidatus Omnitrophota bacterium genomic stretch:
- the tyrS gene encoding tyrosine--tRNA ligase → MDTAKQLEIIKRGAVEIINESALAGKLKKKKQLVIKAGFDPTAPDIHLGHTVLLRKLRHFQDLGHKVIFLIGDATALVGDPSGQNQARKVLTKEEIEKNAKTYEKQVSKILKTGDKELFERMHNSSWFAKFGFEHLVQLAQRYTVARLLERDDFQKRLKEGKPISFLELFYPLMQGYDSVILDADIEIGGTDQKFNMLVGRDLQEAYGKEPQVVITMPLLVGTDGVAKMSKSYGNYIGINETAKEIFGKVMSVSDELMFSYYELLTDEDMQKVKAMHPMDAKKNLAYLIVKDYHGEEAAAAEKKNFEDVFQKRKDPDDAPVKKLSGGPLSLNQVFDGAREEFKAMGIDSRSKLLSLLGQGAVKLDGEKLNDAARPSFGPGKRHLLKIGRHFLNVDLS, encoded by the coding sequence ATGGACACAGCAAAACAGCTTGAGATTATTAAGCGCGGCGCGGTAGAGATAATAAACGAATCCGCCTTGGCCGGTAAGCTGAAGAAGAAGAAACAGCTTGTCATCAAGGCGGGGTTCGACCCGACTGCGCCGGACATCCACCTCGGCCATACCGTCTTATTAAGGAAGCTGAGGCATTTCCAGGACCTGGGCCACAAGGTCATCTTCCTTATAGGGGACGCTACCGCCCTGGTAGGGGACCCGTCGGGCCAGAATCAGGCGAGGAAGGTCCTCACCAAGGAAGAGATAGAGAAGAACGCCAAGACCTACGAAAAACAGGTCAGCAAGATACTCAAGACCGGCGATAAGGAACTCTTCGAGCGCATGCATAACAGCTCGTGGTTCGCGAAGTTCGGTTTCGAGCACCTCGTCCAGCTCGCCCAGCGCTACACCGTGGCCCGCCTCCTTGAAAGGGATGATTTCCAGAAGAGGCTGAAAGAGGGCAAGCCTATAAGCTTCCTCGAGCTCTTTTACCCCCTGATGCAGGGATACGATTCTGTGATCCTTGACGCGGATATCGAGATCGGCGGCACCGACCAGAAATTCAATATGCTCGTCGGCCGCGACCTCCAGGAGGCCTACGGCAAGGAGCCGCAGGTCGTCATCACGATGCCGCTTTTGGTCGGGACCGACGGTGTTGCGAAGATGTCCAAGTCCTACGGAAATTATATCGGCATAAACGAGACCGCTAAAGAGATCTTCGGGAAAGTGATGTCGGTCTCGGATGAGCTGATGTTCAGCTATTACGAGCTGTTGACCGATGAGGATATGCAGAAGGTCAAAGCTATGCATCCGATGGATGCGAAGAAGAACTTGGCGTATCTCATCGTAAAAGATTATCACGGGGAAGAGGCCGCCGCGGCTGAGAAGAAGAACTTTGAGGATGTTTTCCAGAAAAGGAAGGACCCGGACGACGCTCCGGTAAAGAAACTTTCCGGCGGGCCGCTTAGCCTGAACCAGGTTTTTGACGGCGCGAGGGAAGAGTTCAAGGCCATGGGCATCGACTCCCGCAGCAAGCTGCTCTCTTTATTGGGGCAGGGGGCCGTAAAGCTCGACGGGGAGAAGCTAAATGACGCCGCCCGCCCGTCTTTCGGGCCCGGCAAGCGCCATCTCCTGAAGATAGGCCGCCATTTCCTGAATGTCGATCTTTCGTAG